Proteins found in one Brevibacillus brevis genomic segment:
- a CDS encoding glutathione peroxidase: MSIYDFQVTSINGKLVELSAYRGKVLLIVNTASRCSYSRQFAGLQKLYESYHEQGFEILGFPCNQFNEKEPGNNSEVREYCESNFGVTFPLFEKMEVRGQTAHPLFQFLTEQAPFQGFDTQTSDGQWMQSFLQEKYPDIYAGVEIKWNFTKFLIERNGHVYGRYETTTEPLEIVPVIKSLLLK; encoded by the coding sequence ATGTCGATTTATGATTTTCAAGTCACCTCAATTAATGGAAAGCTGGTTGAATTGTCAGCTTACCGAGGGAAAGTTCTCCTCATAGTCAACACTGCCAGTAGGTGCAGCTATTCTCGTCAATTCGCTGGTCTTCAAAAGCTTTATGAAAGTTACCATGAGCAGGGGTTTGAAATACTTGGGTTTCCTTGTAACCAATTCAACGAGAAAGAGCCAGGGAACAACTCGGAAGTGCGGGAATATTGTGAGAGCAACTTTGGAGTGACCTTTCCGTTATTTGAGAAAATGGAGGTTAGAGGTCAGACTGCTCATCCATTATTTCAATTTTTAACAGAGCAAGCGCCATTTCAAGGTTTCGATACTCAGACCTCGGACGGTCAATGGATGCAGAGCTTTCTGCAAGAAAAGTATCCTGACATATACGCTGGTGTTGAGATCAAGTGGAATTTCACAAAGTTTTTGATCGAACGGAACGGTCATGTATACGGAAGATACGAAACAACGACGGAACCATTGGAAATAGTGCCAGTAATTAAATCACTGCTTTTAAAGTAA
- the dat gene encoding D-amino-acid transaminase encodes MLYVDGKWVEEGQVAVHPEDRGYNFGDGIYEVVRIYKGRMYQWDGHLTRLFRSAKEIKMELPWNAEELTDLANQLIAKNNITENDDASLYLQVSRGTAPRVHDIPSGIQPVIMGFVRRKDRPVADMKKGWTAQLVEDIRWLRCDIKTLNLLGAVLVKQYAKDAGAQESILHRNGIITECSSSNLFVVKNGELYTHPADNLILHGITRQVVIDLARDNGITVHEEAFDIAFLKQANEIFLTSTTAEIMPLISVDGVAVGNGQPGPVALTLQDLFEQHINTSVLV; translated from the coding sequence ATGCTATATGTAGATGGAAAATGGGTAGAAGAAGGCCAAGTCGCAGTTCATCCAGAAGACCGCGGTTATAACTTTGGGGATGGCATCTATGAAGTAGTACGCATTTATAAGGGGCGCATGTACCAATGGGATGGTCATCTTACCCGATTATTTCGGAGTGCCAAAGAAATAAAAATGGAGCTCCCATGGAACGCAGAAGAGCTGACAGACTTAGCAAATCAGCTAATCGCCAAGAACAACATCACGGAGAATGACGACGCCAGTCTTTACTTGCAAGTATCTCGTGGCACCGCTCCGCGTGTACACGATATTCCGTCTGGAATCCAGCCTGTGATTATGGGCTTTGTCCGTCGCAAGGACCGCCCTGTTGCTGATATGAAGAAAGGCTGGACAGCTCAGCTCGTCGAAGATATTCGCTGGCTGCGTTGCGATATCAAAACGCTCAATTTGCTGGGAGCTGTTCTCGTCAAACAATACGCAAAGGATGCAGGTGCCCAAGAATCAATTTTGCACCGCAACGGCATCATCACAGAGTGCAGCTCTTCCAATTTGTTCGTCGTGAAAAATGGCGAGCTGTATACGCATCCGGCTGACAATCTGATCCTGCACGGAATTACTCGGCAAGTGGTCATTGATTTGGCTCGAGACAATGGCATCACTGTCCATGAAGAAGCATTCGACATTGCTTTCTTGAAGCAAGCCAATGAAATATTCCTCACCAGCACGACCGCGGAAATCATGCCGCTCATCTCGGTAGATGGCGTCGCTGTCGGAAACGGACAGCCAGGACCCGTCGCACTTACGCTACAAGACTTGTTTGAACAGCATATCAACACAAGTGTACTCGTGTAA
- a CDS encoding M28 family peptidase, with amino-acid sequence MRSVRHYALCALLVCGTILPIPFLSHRVHAEEAQDWIDRERLYSHVEQLARTARPPATETEFAAAVYVENTLQSYGYKTKLDPFSYYTYRNPTTLSLTMEEWPGQKWTVSGFTFGINGTATAQVVDAGLGRAVDFANDASRGKIALVKRGDISFGEKVRQAAAAGAVGLIIWNDREEGWNASLGEPLDIAVPVIALSKADGTKLQKRILDKQPVKGTVKVEGAVTTKQTSYNIVASRKPNQNDTGQVVMVSAHHDSAGLSAGANHNGSGVAALLEIARNIADKPIDTEVRFVSFGAATSGSRGPIAYANALSAKDRQAMIAAFYIEGVGSQKAELVATNSQGNENLPTQLLRAAGVSPTDKDGKRERNGAADSLAAAGIPTALVTSAGMGQTTDDSIAQIDWAQIATATKAVLSAIDKITEQTTPAYPIGSPNGGQRRAESESLQ; translated from the coding sequence ATGCGATCTGTCCGTCATTATGCGCTATGTGCCCTGCTTGTCTGTGGAACGATATTGCCGATACCTTTCCTTTCCCATCGTGTTCATGCAGAAGAAGCTCAAGATTGGATCGATCGTGAACGCTTGTACAGCCATGTCGAGCAATTGGCGAGAACAGCCCGTCCACCTGCTACTGAAACGGAATTTGCGGCAGCGGTCTATGTGGAAAATACACTTCAATCTTACGGCTATAAGACCAAGCTCGATCCATTTTCTTATTATACGTACCGAAATCCTACTACTCTATCACTGACAATGGAAGAATGGCCGGGTCAAAAATGGACAGTAAGTGGATTTACTTTTGGGATCAATGGAACCGCAACAGCACAAGTGGTGGATGCAGGATTGGGAAGGGCGGTTGATTTTGCGAATGATGCCTCCCGGGGAAAAATTGCCTTGGTCAAGCGGGGCGATATTTCGTTCGGAGAAAAAGTACGCCAAGCAGCGGCTGCAGGAGCCGTTGGTCTGATTATCTGGAATGATCGGGAGGAAGGTTGGAATGCTTCACTGGGCGAACCCTTGGATATCGCTGTTCCTGTAATCGCTTTGTCCAAAGCGGATGGTACGAAGCTCCAAAAACGCATCTTGGACAAGCAGCCCGTGAAGGGAACCGTCAAGGTAGAAGGAGCCGTAACGACCAAGCAAACCTCGTATAATATCGTGGCAAGCCGAAAGCCTAATCAAAATGACACCGGGCAGGTCGTTATGGTATCCGCTCACCATGATTCCGCCGGGTTATCAGCCGGGGCAAATCACAATGGCTCTGGTGTAGCTGCCTTACTTGAGATAGCGCGTAATATCGCTGACAAGCCGATTGATACGGAAGTGAGGTTCGTTAGCTTTGGCGCGGCTACTTCGGGAAGCAGAGGTCCGATTGCTTATGCAAATGCCTTATCAGCCAAAGACCGACAAGCTATGATTGCAGCCTTTTATATCGAAGGGGTGGGCAGTCAAAAGGCGGAACTCGTTGCAACCAATTCGCAGGGAAACGAAAATCTGCCAACCCAACTCCTGAGAGCAGCAGGGGTGTCTCCAACAGATAAGGATGGGAAACGTGAACGAAACGGTGCAGCGGACTCTTTAGCCGCCGCGGGTATTCCTACGGCACTTGTGACGAGTGCAGGGATGGGACAAACAACAGATGACTCCATCGCGCAGATTGATTGGGCACAAATCGCAACGGCGACAAAGGCGGTTCTTTCAGCGATTGACAAAATTACAGAGCAAACAACGCCAGCTTATCCGATCGGTTCTCCAAATGGGGGACAGCGGAGAGCGGAAAGTGAGTCTTTGCAGTAA
- a CDS encoding NADPH-dependent FMN reductase has product MKIVGIAGSMNANSTTKQAIHIVLEAAKAAGADVEMIHLADWKLPLYDDRDDTSTYPEIVHQFVKAVSEADGLVIGSPEYHGTMTGALKNAIDFLEGRILRDKQVAIIGVAGGSMGATNTVNTLQLIMRNLHAWPLPSSPSIPSAYNAFTPEGKLKDERLQARMEQLGQQLVQYVQMMNPTPEKQLR; this is encoded by the coding sequence ATGAAAATTGTAGGAATAGCCGGAAGCATGAATGCCAATTCTACGACAAAACAAGCGATTCATATTGTACTTGAAGCCGCGAAGGCTGCAGGTGCCGATGTTGAAATGATTCATCTGGCGGACTGGAAGCTGCCACTGTATGATGACCGTGATGATACCAGTACGTACCCTGAAATTGTCCATCAATTTGTCAAAGCGGTTTCTGAAGCAGATGGATTGGTAATCGGTTCGCCTGAATACCATGGCACGATGACAGGTGCTTTGAAAAATGCCATTGACTTCCTGGAAGGGCGCATTTTGCGTGATAAGCAAGTTGCCATCATTGGTGTCGCTGGCGGAAGTATGGGTGCTACGAACACGGTCAACACCTTGCAATTAATCATGCGCAACCTGCATGCATGGCCGTTGCCATCTAGCCCTTCCATCCCAAGTGCTTACAATGCCTTTACACCAGAAGGCAAGCTGAAGGATGAGCGATTGCAGGCGCGCATGGAGCAATTGGGTCAACAACTCGTACAATATGTCCAAATGATGAACCCAACACCAGAAAAACAGCTACGATAG
- the mntR gene encoding transcriptional regulator MntR, translating into MPPTPSMEDYLERIYNLIEEKGYARVSDIAEALEVHPSSVTKMVQKLDKDKYLVYEKYRGLVLTAKGKKIGKRLVDRHSLLEEFMRIIGLDEEHIYQDVEGIEHHLSWESITCLEYLVQYFEADPKRIEELRNIRLLDEQKEE; encoded by the coding sequence ATGCCGCCGACGCCGAGTATGGAAGACTATTTGGAACGCATTTACAACTTAATTGAAGAAAAGGGCTATGCTCGTGTCTCCGATATTGCTGAAGCGTTGGAAGTACATCCCTCTTCGGTCACGAAAATGGTTCAGAAACTAGACAAAGACAAGTATCTCGTTTATGAAAAATACCGTGGGCTTGTCTTGACGGCAAAAGGGAAGAAAATCGGAAAACGCCTAGTAGACCGTCACAGTCTTCTGGAAGAATTTATGCGGATCATTGGCTTGGATGAAGAGCACATTTATCAGGATGTGGAAGGAATCGAGCACCACCTGAGCTGGGAATCGATTACATGTCTGGAGTATCTGGTTCAGTACTTCGAGGCAGATCCAAAGCGTATAGAAGAGCTTCGTAACATTCGTTTGTTAGATGAGCAAAAAGAGGAATAG
- a CDS encoding patatin-like phospholipase family protein, producing the protein MKADAVFEGGGVKGIAFIGALRVMEENGYTWERLAGTSAGSIVAALLAAGYSSHELKPIFEELDYLHFLKRSGLGKLPLIGPIYELVVREGIYRADRIELFIEELLLRKGVRTFGDLPPGKLKIVASDVTDGKMLIFPDDLVRYGIEPDQFPVARAVRMSSSIPFFFQPAKLTNAGHVHYIVDGALLSNYPVWLFDVPGTPRWPTIGFRLSDDQDKREATSIKGLFSFSRGLLATMLDAHDRLHVEKAKAVRTIFIHTLGVRTTQFQLSNEIRQQLFESGEGAAHKFLAQWDFEDYVKVFRNRSPKMLV; encoded by the coding sequence GTGAAAGCGGATGCAGTCTTTGAAGGTGGCGGTGTAAAAGGAATCGCTTTTATCGGTGCCTTGCGAGTCATGGAGGAGAATGGATACACATGGGAAAGGCTCGCTGGTACCTCGGCAGGGTCCATTGTTGCGGCTTTGCTCGCCGCAGGCTATTCCAGCCATGAGTTGAAACCGATCTTTGAAGAGCTGGATTACCTTCACTTTCTCAAACGCTCAGGGCTGGGCAAGCTCCCTCTCATCGGACCAATCTATGAACTCGTCGTGCGAGAAGGGATTTATCGAGCAGATCGAATTGAGTTGTTCATAGAGGAGTTGTTATTACGAAAAGGAGTACGAACATTCGGAGATCTTCCACCTGGTAAGCTGAAGATTGTCGCATCTGATGTCACTGACGGAAAAATGCTTATCTTTCCCGACGATTTGGTACGGTATGGTATAGAGCCCGATCAATTCCCTGTGGCACGAGCCGTTCGTATGTCTTCCTCCATTCCGTTTTTTTTTCAGCCAGCAAAGCTGACAAATGCTGGACATGTACATTACATCGTCGATGGCGCATTATTGAGCAACTACCCCGTTTGGTTGTTTGATGTACCGGGGACTCCGCGGTGGCCTACGATTGGTTTTCGTCTGAGTGATGATCAAGACAAGAGAGAAGCGACCAGCATCAAAGGTCTTTTTTCCTTCTCCCGGGGATTGCTGGCGACTATGCTCGATGCTCATGACCGTCTCCATGTGGAAAAGGCAAAAGCCGTCCGGACGATTTTTATCCATACATTAGGGGTGAGAACCACTCAATTTCAGCTGTCAAATGAAATCAGGCAACAATTGTTTGAATCAGGGGAGGGAGCGGCTCACAAATTTTTGGCACAATGGGATTTTGAAGATTACGTCAAAGTGTTTCGCAATCGTTCTCCGAAAATGCTGGTCTAA
- a CDS encoding DUF1385 domain-containing protein, with protein MVIVLAQQNVPSYGGQAVIEGVMFGGKTTTVTAVRKKNHEIEYFESPRSEYKWITTLKKIPFLRGIVGLVEASANGAKHLNFASEQYSMESGEEVSESPSKLTMILGVAVVGVLSFLFGKFVFTLVPVFLADFLLGKWVPDGVPQTLAEGGFKILLLLGYITAIAQTPLIKRLFQYHGAEHKVINAFESGVELTVANVQKFSALHYRCGSSFLIFSVFVGVVIYSLFSYDSLTERVVQRIVLLPLVIGVSYEVLQWTNKLRDVPVLRYLGYPGLWLQKITTREPDDSQVEVAIASFQKMRELDQKHVQERMITTG; from the coding sequence ATGGTGATTGTATTGGCGCAACAAAACGTACCTAGCTACGGCGGTCAGGCCGTCATCGAAGGAGTTATGTTCGGTGGCAAAACCACGACTGTTACGGCTGTTCGCAAAAAAAATCATGAAATTGAGTATTTTGAATCCCCTAGGTCCGAATATAAATGGATTACTACGCTGAAAAAGATTCCGTTTTTGCGTGGGATTGTTGGTTTGGTCGAAGCCAGCGCCAATGGGGCCAAACATCTCAACTTCGCCTCTGAACAATACAGTATGGAGTCTGGAGAAGAAGTTTCTGAAAGTCCATCGAAGCTCACCATGATTCTAGGTGTTGCTGTCGTCGGGGTACTTTCCTTCTTGTTCGGGAAATTCGTATTCACACTCGTTCCCGTTTTCCTGGCAGACTTTTTACTCGGAAAATGGGTACCGGATGGCGTTCCTCAAACGTTGGCTGAAGGCGGATTTAAAATTTTGCTCCTCCTCGGCTACATTACAGCGATTGCACAAACTCCGTTGATTAAAAGGCTTTTTCAATACCACGGAGCCGAGCATAAAGTGATTAACGCATTCGAATCCGGGGTAGAATTAACAGTAGCCAATGTACAAAAATTTTCCGCTCTGCATTATCGTTGCGGGAGCAGTTTTCTCATTTTCTCAGTGTTCGTCGGTGTAGTGATTTACTCACTGTTCAGTTATGACTCCCTGACGGAGAGGGTCGTACAACGCATTGTTCTTTTGCCACTGGTAATCGGCGTCTCTTATGAGGTTTTGCAGTGGACAAACAAGCTCCGTGATGTACCCGTCCTACGTTATCTTGGTTATCCAGGATTGTGGCTGCAAAAGATCACAACTCGTGAACCAGATGACAGCCAAGTCGAGGTAGCCATCGCTTCCTTCCAGAAGATGCGGGAGCTTGATCAGAAGCACGTGCAGGAAAGAATGATTACGACCGGATAA
- a CDS encoding YqhR family membrane protein, giving the protein MEISKTGRRHKQARVSHTEEGRKGSKRISASKILEVAFWGTIIWGLVRWIAHFLNMTPYGVGAFARPFISIEDENTFASVCLGGIVLFVETVVASFVFSLLFSRIRAWWLGLVYGAVMLVIAGFFFHIGNWEIATLSTEGAWYLTFGLFIGMTIMLEQSDENHAWNESTR; this is encoded by the coding sequence ATGGAAATAAGCAAAACAGGACGGAGGCACAAGCAAGCACGCGTATCCCATACAGAGGAAGGAAGGAAAGGGAGTAAAAGAATCTCCGCTTCGAAGATTTTGGAGGTTGCATTCTGGGGAACGATCATTTGGGGGCTCGTTCGATGGATTGCTCACTTTTTGAACATGACCCCGTACGGAGTGGGGGCGTTTGCACGTCCTTTTATCAGCATCGAGGACGAAAATACGTTTGCGAGCGTGTGCCTTGGTGGTATTGTGCTGTTTGTTGAAACAGTCGTTGCTTCCTTTGTGTTTAGCCTGCTATTTAGCCGGATCCGTGCGTGGTGGTTGGGACTCGTATACGGGGCGGTCATGTTAGTGATAGCGGGTTTCTTCTTTCATATCGGAAATTGGGAAATAGCCACCTTAAGTACGGAAGGCGCTTGGTATTTGACGTTTGGTTTATTCATTGGGATGACAATTATGCTTGAACAATCAGACGAGAATCATGCATGGAATGAGTCCACAAGGTAG
- the aroQ gene encoding type II 3-dehydroquinate dehydratase: protein MTSVLLLNGPNLNLLGTREPDVYGRETLEDVVTTLKGVMDELGGKLEHLQSNHEGVLIDAIHQARGVHDGILINPGAFTHYSYAIRDALASVALPTIEVHISNIHAREPFRHHSVIAPIAIGQVVGLGIDGYEWALRALVRKIKKK, encoded by the coding sequence ATGACTTCCGTCTTGTTACTGAACGGGCCCAACCTGAATTTATTGGGGACAAGGGAACCGGATGTTTACGGAAGGGAAACGCTGGAGGATGTGGTGACAACCTTGAAGGGTGTCATGGATGAGTTGGGTGGAAAGCTTGAGCATCTCCAATCGAATCACGAAGGTGTCCTCATCGACGCGATTCATCAGGCGAGAGGCGTCCATGACGGCATCTTGATCAATCCAGGGGCATTCACCCATTACAGCTATGCGATCCGAGACGCATTGGCTAGCGTGGCTCTGCCGACGATTGAAGTACATATTTCCAATATTCATGCACGGGAACCATTTCGACATCACTCGGTCATCGCACCAATCGCGATTGGACAAGTTGTCGGGTTGGGGATCGATGGATATGAATGGGCGTTACGAGCGCTCGTCCGTAAAATTAAAAAAAAATAA
- a CDS encoding M24 family metallopeptidase, with protein MKQRLDKLREALAQVGAEAFITEKAENRFYLSGFTGSTGWVIVTETEAFLVTDFRYVEQAQEQAPDFTVVNNERKAVEAMAKLLQEKGIKRLAFESSVSFGTYQEWNKGFDGVELVSTSGLLEKIRMFKDESEMVIIREAVRIAEAAFTHIQGYIKPGVCESDVALELEYFMRKQGASGSAFDMIVASGVRGALPHGRASGKVIQAGEMVTLDFGAAYQGYHSDITRTLSVGEPDPKMREIYEIVLRAQLAGLEALKPGVSAKDADAATRDIITAAGYGDAYGHSAGHGLGLEVHELPGLSTVSTFVLEPGMLVTMEPGIYVTGLGGVRIEDDVWITADGHENLNKSTKELLILPV; from the coding sequence ATGAAACAACGTCTGGATAAATTGCGCGAAGCACTTGCACAAGTGGGAGCAGAGGCGTTTATTACCGAAAAAGCAGAGAATCGCTTCTACTTGAGTGGTTTCACCGGATCAACGGGATGGGTAATTGTCACTGAAACAGAGGCGTTTCTCGTCACTGACTTCCGCTATGTGGAACAAGCGCAAGAACAAGCACCTGATTTTACGGTGGTAAATAACGAGAGAAAAGCTGTTGAAGCGATGGCAAAGCTCCTGCAAGAAAAAGGGATCAAGCGTTTGGCATTCGAGAGCAGCGTGTCCTTTGGCACCTATCAGGAATGGAACAAAGGATTTGACGGAGTAGAGCTGGTGTCAACAAGCGGACTGCTTGAAAAAATCCGCATGTTTAAAGACGAATCCGAGATGGTTATCATTCGTGAAGCAGTTCGCATCGCGGAAGCAGCATTTACGCATATTCAAGGGTACATCAAGCCAGGTGTGTGTGAATCCGATGTTGCCTTGGAATTGGAATACTTCATGCGCAAGCAAGGAGCGTCAGGCTCTGCATTTGATATGATCGTAGCCTCAGGTGTGCGCGGTGCTCTGCCACATGGACGTGCGTCCGGGAAAGTGATTCAGGCAGGGGAAATGGTTACGCTCGACTTTGGTGCTGCATATCAGGGCTATCATTCTGATATCACACGCACGTTGTCTGTGGGAGAGCCAGACCCGAAAATGCGTGAAATCTACGAAATTGTTTTGCGAGCCCAGCTCGCAGGTTTAGAAGCACTGAAGCCAGGTGTCTCCGCAAAAGACGCTGACGCAGCAACAAGAGATATCATCACAGCAGCAGGCTATGGTGACGCATATGGACATAGCGCGGGTCATGGTCTCGGACTGGAAGTTCACGAGCTGCCAGGGCTGTCGACTGTAAGTACGTTCGTATTGGAGCCAGGTATGCTCGTAACGATGGAGCCAGGCATTTACGTCACAGGACTTGGTGGCGTTCGGATCGAAGACGATGTGTGGATTACAGCTGACGGTCATGAGAACCTGAACAAGTCCACGAAAGAGTTGCTCATTTTGCCTGTGTAA
- the efp gene encoding elongation factor P: MISVNDFRTGLTIEVDGNIYTVLEFQHVKPGKGAAFVRSKLRNLRNGNTTEMTFRGGEKVNPARIESSTMQYLYASGDEYTFMNTETYEQMTFTRNQIERELRFLKENMNVQIMQYNGETIGIQLPNTVELVVTECEPGVKGDTASNVTKKATLETGFVVNVPLFVEEGERLIIDTRTEAYVSRA; this comes from the coding sequence ATGATCTCTGTAAACGATTTTCGTACCGGTTTGACAATCGAAGTGGATGGCAATATTTATACCGTGCTAGAATTCCAACACGTAAAACCAGGTAAAGGTGCGGCTTTCGTTCGCTCCAAACTGCGCAACCTGCGTAACGGCAACACGACGGAAATGACTTTCCGTGGCGGTGAAAAAGTTAACCCTGCCCGCATCGAATCCAGCACCATGCAATACCTGTATGCGAGCGGAGACGAGTACACTTTCATGAATACCGAGACTTATGAGCAAATGACGTTCACCCGCAACCAAATCGAGCGTGAACTGCGTTTCCTCAAGGAAAACATGAACGTGCAAATCATGCAGTACAACGGCGAAACAATCGGTATTCAATTGCCAAATACGGTTGAACTCGTTGTAACAGAATGTGAGCCAGGTGTAAAAGGTGACACTGCTTCCAACGTAACAAAGAAAGCAACCTTGGAAACTGGTTTCGTAGTAAACGTTCCTCTCTTCGTAGAAGAAGGAGAGCGTTTGATCATCGATACTCGTACGGAAGCATACGTTTCCCGCGCGTAA